In one Rhinoraja longicauda isolate Sanriku21f chromosome 32, sRhiLon1.1, whole genome shotgun sequence genomic region, the following are encoded:
- the LOC144608707 gene encoding uncharacterized protein LOC144608707, whose amino-acid sequence MKTFTVALVLLLVTGLQGAAIPEDNSLKKFSTEWRRPFWDLSKIVFEIYDIAIKKLYLPTLYKIAVTNIDNYWKDLAITSAFGIGIWANKLTSQKFFYAQYIRDRLDTLKVMLNFVGEELYEELGSEAFTKIHETLVSTHECIKQLRRINESQHHRSNDTQHHLL is encoded by the exons ATGAAGACATTCACTGTTGCTTTGGTACTCTTGCTGGTTACAG GATTGCAAGGTGCAGCCATCCCTGAAGATAACAGTCTGAAAAAATTTTCCACGGAATGGCGGAGACCTTTTTGGGATTTGTCCAAAATCGTGTTCGAAATTTACGACATTGCCATTAAAAAGCTGTACCTTCCCACTTTGTACAAAATAGCTGT AACAAATATTGACAACTATTGGAAAGATTTGGCCATAACCTCGGCATTTGGTATAGGTATTTGGGCAAATAAACTGACATCGCAAAAgttcttctatgctcaatacatTAGAGACAGGCTTGATACACTCAAAGTAATGTTGAATTTTGTTGGTGAAGAACTGTATGAAGAACTTGGCAGTGAAGCCTTCACCAAAATACATGAGACGCTGGTGTCAACCCACGAATGTATTAAACAGCTCCGCCGCATCAATGAGTCCCAGCACCACAGGAGCAATGATACCCAGCACCACCTTCTTTAA